From the genome of Cognaticolwellia beringensis, one region includes:
- the glpE gene encoding thiosulfate sulfurtransferase GlpE, whose protein sequence is MANSEENFKHMQISELHKVLTDETHVVVDIRDPASFQSGHIPNAIHLSNDSLPEFLRAADFDAPVVVCCYHGISSQQAAQFLISQDFTEVYSLDGGFTDWQLQHPDVVER, encoded by the coding sequence ATGGCCAATAGCGAAGAAAATTTTAAACATATGCAAATCAGTGAGCTGCATAAAGTGTTAACTGATGAAACACATGTGGTGGTTGATATTCGCGATCCAGCCTCGTTTCAATCGGGGCATATTCCTAATGCTATACATTTAAGCAATGACAGTTTGCCTGAATTTTTGCGTGCCGCTGATTTTGACGCACCGGTTGTGGTGTGTTGTTATCACGGTATTTCAAGTCAACAAGCAGCGCAGTTCCTGATCAGCCAAGACTTTACTGAAGTGTATTCTTTGGATGGTGGTTTTACTGATTGGCAGCTACAACATCCGGATGTTGTTGAACGCTGA
- a CDS encoding DUF4382 domain-containing protein, with protein sequence MLNKKYIVTGTFLTVLLSACGGSSSSAPSNDITPLPSFSLAISDAPVDDLSQVVVCFNQIELKGGSADTVFTVGNEDGLIATNDLCLDDSDNVIPNTVGIDLIQYTGSNSIALVDGISIEAGDYSQLRLIMSDGSYGIDAETGDKISVSVPSNELKLDGFTATLGGTVDFTLEFDLNKAMTNPVGQAGYFLKPRGVRLVNNNESGHIEGTVAETVLINNQCTPLSDASESVASVYMYEGADLSLETLEDNGGDVNANLPYASTAVTFNSEQTSYNFAIGFIKAGDYTIALSCDTVDDPEVDDEVSFINAQNVTVLGDRSIVQVSF encoded by the coding sequence ATGTTAAATAAAAAATACATTGTCACCGGCACTTTTTTAACGGTTCTACTTTCTGCTTGCGGTGGTAGTAGTTCAAGTGCCCCATCAAATGATATCACCCCTTTGCCTAGCTTCTCTTTAGCGATCAGTGATGCACCTGTTGACGATCTTTCTCAGGTCGTAGTTTGTTTCAACCAAATAGAGCTTAAAGGCGGCAGTGCAGACACTGTCTTTACTGTAGGCAATGAAGACGGCTTAATTGCAACCAATGATTTATGTTTGGATGACAGTGATAATGTTATCCCAAATACAGTAGGTATTGATTTAATACAATATACAGGTAGTAACTCAATTGCGTTAGTCGATGGTATTAGCATTGAGGCTGGTGACTATTCCCAGTTACGATTAATCATGAGTGATGGTTCTTACGGAATTGATGCAGAAACGGGTGATAAAATTAGCGTTAGCGTGCCTTCAAATGAGCTTAAATTAGACGGATTTACTGCAACATTAGGTGGCACTGTAGATTTCACATTAGAATTTGACCTCAATAAAGCCATGACAAACCCTGTTGGGCAAGCGGGTTATTTTCTTAAGCCTCGAGGTGTTAGATTAGTTAACAATAATGAGTCGGGTCATATTGAAGGCACTGTTGCCGAAACAGTGTTAATTAATAATCAATGTACACCACTTTCTGATGCCAGTGAAAGTGTAGCGAGTGTTTACATGTATGAAGGTGCTGATTTGTCACTTGAAACGCTTGAAGATAATGGCGGAGATGTAAACGCTAATTTACCATACGCTAGTACCGCAGTAACTTTTAATAGCGAGCAAACCAGTTATAATTTTGCCATTGGCTTTATAAAAGCGGGCGACTACACCATCGCATTAAGCTGTGACACAGTTGATGACCCAGAAGTTGACGACGAAGTGAGCTTTATTAATGCACAGAATGTTACTGTCTTAGGTGATAGATCAATAGTACAAGTTAGCTTTTAA
- a CDS encoding glycine C-acetyltransferase, with product MTDSANTNNFYTHLTAQINQVKEDGLYKAERVITTAQQPQIAVNTGENVVNFCANNYLGLANHPSLIAAAKQGLDEHGFGMASVRFICGTQDIHKTLEQKLSTFLGMEDTILYSSCFDANAGLFETLLGPEDAIISDSLNHASIIDGVRLCKAKRFRYANNDAAELEARLIEADEAGARFKLIATDGVFSMDGVIANLKAVCDLADKYNAMVMVDDSHAVGFVGEQGRGSHEYCDVMGRVDIITGTLGKAMGGASGGYTAAKKEVVEWLRQRSRPYLFSNSLAPAIVNASITVIDLLAEGGALRKTLKDNAAYFRTQMEAAGFTCAGADHAIIPVMLGDAKVASAMADRLLAEGIYVIGFSFPVVPKGQARIRTQISAAHTKAELDKAIEAFIRIGKEMKVIEG from the coding sequence GTGACCGATTCTGCCAACACAAATAATTTTTATACTCATTTAACTGCACAAATAAACCAAGTAAAAGAAGACGGTTTATATAAAGCTGAACGAGTAATAACCACAGCGCAACAACCACAAATAGCGGTTAATACCGGCGAAAATGTAGTAAATTTTTGTGCCAACAACTATTTAGGTTTGGCTAATCATCCGTCATTAATCGCGGCCGCTAAACAAGGGTTAGATGAACACGGTTTTGGTATGGCCTCGGTACGTTTTATTTGTGGTACTCAAGACATTCATAAAACCTTAGAGCAAAAGCTAAGTACCTTTTTAGGCATGGAAGATACTATTTTGTATTCTTCTTGTTTTGACGCTAATGCTGGTTTGTTTGAAACCTTATTAGGCCCAGAAGACGCTATTATTAGTGACTCACTTAATCATGCATCAATTATTGATGGTGTACGTTTATGTAAAGCTAAACGCTTCCGTTATGCTAATAATGACGCTGCAGAACTTGAAGCACGCTTGATTGAAGCGGATGAAGCCGGTGCGCGTTTTAAGTTAATTGCCACTGATGGTGTATTTTCAATGGACGGTGTTATTGCTAACTTGAAAGCGGTTTGTGACTTAGCCGATAAATACAATGCCATGGTAATGGTTGACGACTCACATGCCGTGGGTTTTGTCGGTGAGCAAGGCCGTGGTAGCCATGAATACTGTGATGTAATGGGTCGTGTTGACATTATCACGGGTACACTAGGTAAAGCGATGGGTGGAGCCTCAGGTGGCTACACAGCGGCGAAAAAAGAAGTGGTTGAATGGTTACGTCAACGTTCACGTCCATACTTGTTTTCTAATTCATTAGCGCCAGCGATTGTTAATGCTTCAATCACCGTTATTGACTTATTAGCCGAAGGCGGCGCATTACGTAAAACACTAAAAGACAACGCGGCATATTTTAGAACGCAAATGGAAGCGGCTGGTTTTACCTGTGCTGGCGCAGATCATGCGATTATTCCAGTTATGTTAGGTGATGCAAAAGTGGCCAGTGCTATGGCGGATCGTTTATTAGCCGAAGGCATTTATGTCATTGGCTTCTCCTTCCCTGTTGTCCCTAAAGGTCAAGCACGTATTCGCACGCAAATATCTGCCGCACATACCAAAGCTGAATTAGATAAAGCCATTGAAGCTTTTATTCGCATTGGCAAAGAAATGAAAGTGATTGAGGGCTAA
- the glpG gene encoding rhomboid family intramembrane serine protease GlpG, whose amino-acid sequence MLEEELRPLVKVTQHNIALLFCNYLQTIQVQAQVKNEDSGFVIYCQPDKHNFAQQEFEQFIAEPFHAKYQQAAWQNGDVTAVNSNSPTLLSSFKNQFFSHAGIVTLVVFTLCWLVFIASSLGWGNTVFHHLQFYPQLSFDAVLQAPHRLIGPAFFHFSWLHIVFNTMWWWQLGGSIEQVTGKFSLINLLIISALVSNVGQFFVDGPNFGGLSGVVYALVGYVWWVGWLMPDKGLSLSKPIIGFMLFWLLLGYTSLMPINVANTAHLLGLLSGCILAYIQFLKAKNT is encoded by the coding sequence ATGTTGGAAGAAGAACTGCGACCATTGGTGAAAGTAACGCAACATAATATTGCCTTACTTTTTTGCAATTATTTGCAAACAATTCAGGTTCAAGCGCAGGTTAAAAATGAAGATTCGGGTTTTGTTATTTATTGCCAGCCCGACAAGCATAACTTTGCTCAACAAGAGTTTGAGCAATTCATCGCTGAGCCTTTTCATGCCAAATATCAGCAAGCTGCATGGCAAAACGGTGATGTAACTGCGGTTAATTCGAATTCTCCCACGTTATTAAGCAGTTTTAAAAACCAATTCTTTTCTCATGCTGGTATCGTTACCTTAGTGGTATTTACTTTATGTTGGCTGGTTTTTATTGCTAGTAGCTTAGGTTGGGGTAATACAGTATTTCATCATTTACAATTCTATCCGCAACTAAGTTTCGATGCTGTTTTACAAGCACCTCATCGATTAATAGGGCCCGCTTTTTTTCACTTTTCATGGTTACATATTGTTTTTAATACCATGTGGTGGTGGCAATTGGGTGGTTCGATAGAGCAAGTCACGGGAAAATTCAGTTTAATTAACTTATTGATTATATCTGCGTTAGTTTCTAATGTTGGGCAGTTTTTTGTTGATGGACCCAATTTTGGTGGCTTGTCGGGTGTGGTATATGCACTTGTGGGTTATGTATGGTGGGTAGGTTGGTTAATGCCTGATAAAGGCCTGTCATTGTCGAAGCCGATAATCGGTTTTATGCTGTTTTGGTTATTATTAGGTTATACCAGTTTAATGCCGATTAATGTGGCGAACACCGCACATTTATTAGGCTTGCTTAGTGGTTGTATACTTGCTTATATTCAATTTTTAAAAGCAAAAAACACATAA
- a CDS encoding flagellar basal body-associated protein FliL has translation MKTSIILILVLLSSTFAKAADYAYFGFEPSIVTNYVAVKKKMGYVRLTVELMIEDATNYEIVEHHAPLLRDAIINIIGQQPESKIKSINGRHEIQRLCEDKVKELLEKETGKPLIKKLLFTQWLDN, from the coding sequence ATGAAAACATCAATTATTTTAATACTAGTACTGCTAAGTTCAACATTTGCTAAAGCTGCAGATTACGCTTACTTTGGCTTCGAACCCTCTATTGTTACGAATTACGTCGCCGTTAAGAAAAAAATGGGCTATGTTCGTCTAACAGTAGAGTTGATGATCGAAGACGCGACAAATTACGAGATTGTTGAACATCATGCACCGCTGCTGCGAGATGCCATTATTAATATTATTGGTCAGCAACCTGAGTCAAAAATAAAATCAATAAATGGTCGCCATGAAATACAGCGTTTATGTGAAGATAAAGTAAAAGAATTACTAGAAAAAGAAACCGGCAAACCCTTAATTAAAAAACTTTTATTTACCCAGTGGTTAGATAATTAA
- a CDS encoding serine aminopeptidase domain-containing protein — MNIFRKNGYKSVKHSVLKFIFFLLSFSVAQQVVAQSLLVKAEDHLAQTVELIAPDKFKLSAQLIPGSAMAGGVLVLHDCQNSVKDFQSLYSTIAQQGFFVLALDLRGFGASESEVYSHKNIRQQADDIVSYQGQLAALMLHWQKDVYKAYQYLQTAMNNNQPISMVTSGCSSNQAIYLAEKTAVKSLVMLAPELSYDEKEQFKHLADMPIYLLSAKHLTEAMLNAQELFEWSGDSHSVLQIFKGNGSSYNLLKHQSYLNENIATWLQSTLKAN, encoded by the coding sequence ATGAACATTTTTAGAAAAAATGGATATAAAAGCGTTAAACATTCAGTATTGAAATTTATTTTCTTTCTATTATCGTTTAGCGTTGCTCAGCAGGTAGTCGCTCAGTCACTTTTAGTAAAGGCTGAGGATCATTTAGCACAAACGGTAGAATTAATAGCGCCTGATAAATTTAAATTATCAGCTCAGCTAATTCCTGGTTCAGCGATGGCGGGTGGTGTATTGGTGTTGCATGACTGCCAAAATTCGGTCAAAGATTTTCAGTCTTTATACTCGACCATAGCACAACAAGGTTTTTTTGTTTTAGCGCTCGATTTACGCGGTTTTGGTGCCAGCGAAAGTGAAGTTTATTCGCATAAAAATATTCGACAGCAAGCTGATGATATTGTCAGTTATCAAGGCCAATTAGCTGCTTTGATGCTGCATTGGCAAAAAGATGTTTATAAGGCCTATCAGTATTTACAAACAGCGATGAATAATAATCAACCGATTAGTATGGTGACGAGTGGTTGCAGTAGTAATCAAGCAATTTATTTAGCGGAAAAAACTGCAGTAAAAAGTTTGGTGATGTTAGCGCCAGAACTCAGTTATGACGAGAAAGAGCAATTTAAACATTTAGCCGATATGCCAATTTATCTCCTCAGTGCTAAACATTTAACCGAAGCCATGCTCAATGCCCAGGAGTTATTCGAGTGGAGTGGCGATAGCCATTCTGTTTTACAAATATTTAAAGGTAACGGCTCAAGTTATAATTTATTAAAACATCAGTCTTATCTGAATGAAAATATTGCGACTTGGCTGCAAAGTACCTTGAAAGCTAATTAG
- a CDS encoding chorismate--pyruvate lyase family protein, translating to MTTEHLLFPVQMVANWQPPESVMLPNSLRDWLLDPSSLTARLKSHSRHFRVEVLGQKIEACSAAEANNDIITGEQVLVREVLLYCDEIAQVYARSLLPLSSLTGAQQQLAHLGTQSLGQVLFNHPDLQRKKIEVAAFDQDSSVAKLAHYLALQTSQQPLWGRRSVFVLDKKPLMVAEVFLPGAVAYHK from the coding sequence ATGACAACAGAACATTTACTATTCCCTGTGCAAATGGTCGCAAATTGGCAACCGCCAGAAAGCGTTATGCTGCCTAATAGCTTACGCGATTGGTTACTCGATCCTAGTTCATTAACTGCACGTCTAAAGTCTCATAGTCGGCATTTTCGCGTGGAAGTACTTGGACAAAAAATTGAAGCTTGTAGCGCTGCTGAAGCTAATAATGACATTATCACCGGTGAACAAGTCTTAGTGAGAGAAGTACTGTTGTACTGTGACGAAATTGCACAAGTATATGCTCGAAGCTTATTGCCGTTAAGTTCGTTGACGGGCGCTCAACAGCAATTAGCGCATTTGGGTACGCAGTCTTTAGGGCAGGTATTGTTTAATCATCCTGATTTACAGCGTAAAAAAATTGAGGTCGCCGCATTTGACCAAGACTCTAGTGTCGCTAAACTTGCGCACTATTTAGCATTACAAACTTCTCAACAACCCCTTTGGGGCCGTCGTTCGGTTTTTGTCCTTGATAAAAAACCGTTAATGGTGGCAGAAGTATTTTTACCTGGCGCCGTTGCATATCATAAATAA
- the waaA gene encoding lipid IV(A) 3-deoxy-D-manno-octulosonic acid transferase — protein sequence MRFTLALVLYRLLFLLLTPLLLVVLLLRSTNHPAYRKRLLERLGILEKNLEPNGIVVHAASVGEIIALKPFISQLLIYNPEMPVTVTTFTPTGSAQVKKLFADKVQHCYLPLDNIISTTMFLKRLKPKAMVFMETELWPNLISQCKSNQIKLLLVNGRLSDKSMRSYQKLAWLITPAIQSFDRILTQSQVNQENYIAMGATPEMCKLSGNLKFDVSLNNDVVTKQRELNSLMTEKRKIWLIASSHPGDEALVLKAFEHVKQQDSKALLIIVPRHPERFEQVAKLAQDAGNHVLKRSQNQLVSLNTQVWIIDTLGELLAACSLADVVTMGGSFSDIGGHNPLEPALFQKPVIVGPNMSNFKEILVQLMSAQGIVQLVENEDMPKALANEVLRLFTDETSAQILGSNSYKVVQANQGATTQSLTALQNLLKSPY from the coding sequence GTGCGTTTTACTCTCGCTTTAGTTTTATACCGATTATTATTTTTGCTGTTAACACCGCTACTTTTAGTCGTGTTACTACTACGTTCAACTAATCACCCAGCATATAGAAAACGCCTACTTGAACGTTTGGGTATACTTGAAAAAAATCTCGAACCCAATGGTATTGTAGTGCATGCGGCCAGTGTTGGTGAAATTATTGCTTTAAAACCTTTTATTTCGCAACTGCTTATCTATAATCCTGAAATGCCAGTCACCGTAACGACTTTTACGCCAACCGGCTCAGCACAAGTAAAAAAATTATTTGCAGATAAAGTGCAGCATTGTTATCTGCCACTAGACAATATCATTTCCACTACTATGTTTTTAAAGCGCTTAAAGCCTAAAGCTATGGTTTTTATGGAAACGGAATTATGGCCAAATTTAATCTCACAGTGCAAAAGTAACCAGATTAAACTGCTGTTAGTTAATGGCCGATTATCCGATAAATCAATGCGCAGTTATCAAAAACTCGCTTGGTTAATCACCCCTGCAATACAAAGCTTTGACAGAATATTGACCCAAAGCCAAGTTAACCAAGAGAATTATATAGCGATGGGGGCAACCCCTGAAATGTGCAAGTTATCGGGTAACTTAAAATTCGACGTTTCGTTAAATAATGATGTTGTCACAAAACAGCGTGAATTAAATAGCTTAATGACCGAAAAACGTAAAATTTGGCTAATCGCTAGTTCACACCCCGGCGATGAAGCACTAGTATTAAAAGCATTTGAACACGTAAAACAACAAGACAGTAAAGCTTTGTTGATTATTGTGCCACGACACCCTGAACGCTTTGAGCAAGTCGCCAAGCTCGCACAAGACGCTGGTAATCATGTACTAAAACGTAGCCAAAATCAGCTTGTTTCACTTAATACCCAGGTATGGATCATCGATACTTTAGGTGAACTACTCGCCGCCTGCTCTTTAGCTGATGTGGTCACTATGGGAGGAAGTTTTAGCGATATTGGTGGCCACAACCCTTTAGAGCCAGCATTATTTCAAAAACCCGTTATCGTCGGCCCAAATATGAGTAACTTTAAAGAGATTTTGGTACAACTAATGTCTGCACAGGGCATAGTACAACTTGTTGAAAATGAAGATATGCCTAAAGCCTTAGCGAACGAAGTACTACGTTTGTTTACTGATGAAACCAGTGCACAAATACTAGGAAGTAATAGCTATAAAGTTGTGCAAGCAAACCAAGGTGCTACCACGCAATCTTTAACCGCTCTGCAAAATTTACTGAAGTCACCATATTAA
- a CDS encoding Lrp/AsnC family transcriptional regulator, giving the protein MLTEKDEELLSILRLNARASVSDMARATGVSRTAIQNRLNKLENNNVIEAYSVVLGSEYTSGLISSNVSLKVNPNLRKTICLALRKVHQISHIYSISGEYDLLVTIQAGTLEKLSEVLNMVCSLEGVARTNSSIILDTIFKR; this is encoded by the coding sequence TTGTTAACCGAAAAAGATGAAGAGCTACTTTCCATATTGCGTCTAAATGCTCGTGCTAGTGTGTCTGACATGGCTAGAGCGACTGGCGTTTCAAGAACGGCAATACAAAATCGGCTGAATAAACTTGAAAATAATAATGTGATTGAAGCATACAGCGTAGTGTTAGGAAGTGAGTATACTAGCGGATTAATCTCTTCAAATGTGTCATTAAAAGTAAATCCTAATTTGCGAAAAACTATCTGTTTAGCCTTAAGAAAAGTGCACCAAATTAGTCATATTTATTCTATCAGTGGTGAGTACGACTTATTGGTAACAATACAAGCCGGCACGTTAGAAAAATTAAGTGAAGTGCTCAATATGGTGTGTTCACTTGAAGGGGTCGCGAGAACAAACTCATCGATTATTCTCGATACTATTTTCAAACGCTAA
- the ubiA gene encoding 4-hydroxybenzoate octaprenyltransferase: MSEFTKKLTAIKQITRMDKPIGTYLLLWPTYWALWIASDGWPSLHMLVIFSLGVFFMRSAGCVINDYADRKVDGEVKRTQNRPLVTGALSESEALQLFATFVLLSFALVLTLSDYTIMLSVVAVFLAASYPFMKRITHFPQVFLGAAFSWGMIMAFAQEQGQIPVVAWLLFAANVIWTVAYDTMYAMVDRDDDLRIGVKSTAVIFGENDKRIILFLQLMTLALLFTVGDILAFGWPYQLSLVIAAGFFCYQQILIAGRDRDRCFQAFLNNHYVGLIVFVGVTVEYF; encoded by the coding sequence TTGAGTGAGTTTACGAAAAAGCTAACGGCCATTAAGCAAATTACCCGTATGGATAAGCCTATCGGGACATATTTATTGCTATGGCCAACTTATTGGGCATTGTGGATTGCCTCAGATGGTTGGCCGTCGTTGCATATGCTAGTGATCTTTAGCCTAGGTGTGTTTTTTATGCGCAGTGCTGGCTGTGTTATTAATGATTATGCTGACCGCAAAGTTGATGGTGAGGTTAAGCGCACTCAAAATCGCCCGTTAGTGACTGGGGCGCTGTCGGAGAGTGAGGCTTTGCAACTGTTTGCTACCTTTGTTCTTCTTTCTTTTGCTTTAGTATTAACCTTAAGTGATTACACCATCATGCTTTCTGTTGTTGCTGTTTTCTTGGCGGCCAGTTATCCGTTTATGAAGCGAATTACGCACTTTCCTCAAGTGTTCTTGGGTGCAGCGTTTAGTTGGGGGATGATCATGGCTTTTGCACAAGAGCAAGGCCAGATACCTGTTGTGGCATGGCTATTGTTCGCTGCTAACGTTATATGGACTGTTGCATACGATACTATGTATGCCATGGTCGATCGTGATGATGATTTAAGAATTGGTGTTAAGTCAACCGCGGTTATCTTTGGCGAAAATGATAAACGCATTATTTTATTTTTGCAGTTAATGACCTTAGCATTATTATTTACCGTTGGAGATATTCTAGCCTTTGGCTGGCCTTATCAGTTGTCGCTTGTTATTGCCGCGGGTTTTTTCTGTTATCAACAAATTTTAATTGCCGGACGTGATCGTGACCGTTGTTTTCAGGCCTTTTTAAATAATCATTATGTTGGTTTAATTGTATTTGTTGGTGTTACTGTTGAGTATTTTTAA
- a CDS encoding PepSY domain-containing protein, with the protein MKKSRKLHKLIGLVLVLPMLGWTLTGLVFFIKPGYQGAYEQLSVKKYPLSQSLTITPEENWQEIKLVKTVLGQHLLVKTNNKSEHVDPVTMLVKPEPTTLQFTTLLNDAFAINKARYGEIVSTNGLSARTSTGVDVTLHWNSLRLSQTGQDTQLINLLYQVHYLQWTPFEALNQILGIFGLVLLISLTFLGVRIYIKQRS; encoded by the coding sequence ATGAAAAAAAGTAGAAAACTGCACAAACTCATTGGCCTTGTTTTAGTGCTACCTATGTTGGGGTGGACACTTACCGGCTTAGTATTTTTTATTAAGCCTGGTTATCAAGGGGCTTATGAGCAATTGTCAGTAAAAAAATACCCATTGAGTCAATCGCTGACCATTACACCTGAGGAAAACTGGCAAGAAATTAAGTTAGTTAAAACAGTTTTAGGTCAGCATCTTTTAGTGAAGACTAATAATAAAAGCGAGCATGTAGATCCCGTAACAATGCTTGTTAAACCCGAACCAACAACATTACAGTTTACAACACTATTAAACGATGCCTTTGCTATTAATAAAGCGCGCTATGGCGAAATAGTAAGTACCAATGGTTTGTCGGCGCGCACAAGTACAGGTGTCGATGTAACACTTCATTGGAATAGCCTTAGATTAAGCCAAACAGGGCAAGATACTCAGTTAATTAACTTACTTTATCAAGTGCACTATTTGCAATGGACTCCCTTCGAAGCACTAAACCAAATACTAGGGATATTCGGTTTAGTGTTATTGATCTCATTAACGTTTTTAGGTGTGAGAATCTATATTAAGCAGCGCTCTTGA
- the tdh gene encoding L-threonine 3-dehydrogenase, giving the protein MKSLAKLKAEPGIWMTDSPKPEIGHNDLLIKIKKTAICGTDIHIYNWDEWSQKTIPVPMVVGHEYAGEVVGIGQEVKGFALGDRVSGEGHITCGHCRNCRGGRTHLCRNTVGVGVNRAGSFAEYLVIPAFNAFKLPDEISDDLAAIFDPFGNAVHTALSFDLVGEDVLITGAGPIGIMAAAVAKHVGARHVVVTDVNEYRLDLARKMGATRAVDVTKEKLSDVMADLGMTEGFDVGMEMSGVPMAFTDMLANMNNGGKIAMLGIPGEDMAIDWSKIIFKGLTIKGIYGREMFETWYKMASLIQSGLDLTPIITHHFNIDDFQQGFDIMRSGQSGKVILNWET; this is encoded by the coding sequence ATGAAATCATTAGCAAAATTAAAAGCAGAACCGGGCATTTGGATGACCGATTCGCCAAAGCCAGAAATTGGCCATAACGATTTGTTAATTAAGATTAAGAAAACCGCTATCTGTGGCACCGATATTCATATTTACAACTGGGATGAATGGTCACAGAAAACTATTCCTGTGCCTATGGTTGTTGGTCATGAGTATGCTGGTGAAGTCGTCGGTATTGGCCAAGAAGTGAAAGGTTTTGCCCTTGGCGATCGCGTTTCTGGTGAAGGGCATATTACCTGTGGTCATTGTCGTAATTGTCGTGGTGGTCGTACGCATTTATGTCGCAATACTGTGGGTGTTGGTGTTAATCGTGCAGGCTCTTTTGCTGAATACTTAGTGATCCCAGCCTTTAACGCTTTTAAATTACCGGATGAAATATCAGATGATTTAGCCGCTATTTTTGACCCGTTTGGCAATGCAGTTCATACGGCTTTGTCGTTTGATTTAGTCGGTGAAGATGTTTTGATCACCGGTGCTGGCCCAATCGGTATTATGGCTGCAGCAGTAGCAAAACATGTCGGTGCTCGCCATGTTGTGGTAACCGACGTTAATGAATACCGCTTAGACTTGGCGCGAAAAATGGGCGCTACGCGCGCGGTTGACGTGACAAAAGAAAAGTTATCAGATGTTATGGCTGATTTAGGTATGACCGAAGGTTTTGACGTTGGCATGGAAATGTCAGGCGTACCTATGGCATTTACCGATATGCTGGCTAACATGAATAATGGTGGTAAAATTGCCATGTTAGGTATTCCTGGCGAGGATATGGCGATTGATTGGAGCAAAATTATCTTTAAAGGTTTAACCATCAAAGGTATTTACGGTCGAGAAATGTTCGAAACTTGGTATAAAATGGCGAGTTTGATTCAATCTGGCCTAGATTTAACACCAATTATCACTCATCACTTTAATATTGATGATTTTCAGCAAGGTTTTGATATCATGCGTTCAGGACAATCAGGTAAAGTAATTTTAAACTGGGAAACATAA
- a CDS encoding NUDIX domain-containing protein: MKKYVTGFLFSQDASQVVLIEKINPQWQHGLFNGVGGKIEANERSVDAMVREFTEETGVITNTVDWTCYAKIHRPNFYDVDMYFAFSDLAFSARTIEQEQVHIIKLSELPANIIPNLHWLIPLALDKQANFTTPVLIKEIAEERIKA; encoded by the coding sequence GTGAAAAAATATGTAACAGGCTTTTTATTTTCACAAGACGCTAGCCAAGTGGTGCTAATCGAGAAGATTAACCCGCAATGGCAGCATGGGTTATTCAATGGCGTTGGTGGTAAAATTGAAGCAAACGAGCGATCAGTCGATGCCATGGTTAGAGAGTTTACTGAAGAAACAGGCGTGATAACTAATACAGTAGATTGGACCTGTTATGCGAAAATACATAGACCCAACTTTTATGATGTTGACATGTATTTTGCATTTTCAGATCTCGCTTTTAGTGCTAGAACTATAGAGCAAGAACAAGTACATATTATTAAGCTGAGTGAATTGCCAGCTAATATTATTCCGAACCTGCATTGGTTAATTCCTTTAGCTTTAGATAAACAAGCCAATTTCACCACACCGGTATTAATAAAGGAAATTGCTGAGGAACGCATTAAAGCGTGA